The Candidatus Scalindua japonica genome contains a region encoding:
- the metG gene encoding methionine--tRNA ligase: MDKEIFYLTTPIYYVNDIPHIGHSYTTIAADTLARYKRMRGYDVFFLTGTDEHGQKIEKAAKVNNEDPVELADRVVDRYKNLWQTLDITNDDFIRTTENRHVEQVQNAFKKMYENGDIYLGEYEGWYCIPCESFWTSAQLSLNNCPECGRSVEKIREKNYFFRLSKYQNLLIEYFEKHPDFVKPESRRNELFRRLEGGIDDISVSRAAVEWGVNVPMDNTHTIYVWVDALFNYITALGFDVSGTRKKYWPARVHIIGKEILWFHGVIWPAMLMSLGIEVPHQVFAHGWWTLEGKKISKSLGNAIDPVEITKTYGVDPYRYFLLREVPFGLDGNFSYEAMVNRINCDLGNDLGNLLHRTLTMIEKYCDGIVPEHEGPLSTEGKGLAERSKVLCDEVDHAMNNLQFSKALESIWEYIGLVNKYVEISKPWVLAKELSTKNRLNEVLYNLAESIRVVSLFVLPFMPNVAAEMSKQLGLSSDDKSSGNNFTWGGMRPGTRVCKGSPVFPRFEYSVEN; encoded by the coding sequence GTGGATAAAGAGATATTTTATTTAACTACGCCGATTTATTATGTGAATGATATTCCTCATATAGGTCATTCATACACGACAATAGCTGCTGATACTTTAGCAAGATATAAAAGGATGCGAGGTTATGATGTCTTCTTTTTAACAGGAACGGATGAACACGGACAGAAGATAGAAAAGGCCGCCAAAGTGAATAATGAAGATCCTGTTGAGTTAGCGGATAGAGTGGTGGATAGGTACAAAAATTTATGGCAAACACTTGATATAACCAATGATGACTTTATCAGGACCACGGAAAACCGTCATGTAGAACAGGTACAAAATGCATTTAAGAAAATGTATGAAAATGGAGATATCTATCTAGGAGAGTATGAAGGGTGGTATTGTATCCCATGTGAGAGTTTCTGGACATCAGCACAGTTGTCCCTGAATAACTGCCCGGAGTGTGGACGCTCTGTTGAAAAAATAAGAGAAAAAAATTATTTCTTCAGATTATCAAAATACCAGAATTTACTTATAGAATATTTTGAAAAACACCCGGATTTTGTTAAACCGGAGTCGAGACGGAATGAATTATTCAGAAGATTAGAGGGTGGTATAGATGATATCAGTGTGAGCAGGGCCGCAGTTGAATGGGGAGTGAATGTTCCAATGGACAATACGCATACCATTTATGTGTGGGTTGATGCCCTTTTTAATTATATAACGGCTTTAGGATTTGATGTCTCTGGAACAAGAAAGAAATATTGGCCTGCCAGAGTGCACATAATCGGTAAAGAGATATTATGGTTTCATGGAGTTATATGGCCTGCAATGTTGATGTCGTTGGGTATAGAAGTACCTCACCAAGTTTTTGCTCATGGTTGGTGGACACTTGAAGGAAAAAAAATATCAAAATCATTAGGTAACGCGATTGACCCTGTTGAGATTACGAAAACATACGGTGTAGATCCATATAGATATTTCTTGCTGAGAGAAGTCCCATTTGGACTGGATGGTAATTTTTCGTACGAAGCTATGGTTAACAGGATAAATTGTGATTTGGGGAATGATCTCGGGAATCTTCTCCATAGAACATTGACGATGATTGAAAAGTATTGTGATGGTATTGTGCCGGAACATGAGGGCCCATTATCAACCGAAGGGAAAGGATTGGCCGAGAGGTCTAAGGTGCTATGTGATGAAGTTGATCATGCAATGAACAACTTACAATTTAGTAAGGCGTTAGAGTCAATATGGGAATACATCGGGCTGGTTAATAAATATGTGGAGATTTCAAAGCCATGGGTCTTGGCAAAAGAATTAAGCACGAAAAACAGGCTTAATGAAGTCCTATACAACCTTGCCGAATCGATAAGAGTAGTTTCGCTGTTTGTTTTGCCATTTATGCCAAACGTAGCTGCTGAGATGAGCAAGCAGTTGGGGTTGTCTTCAGATGACAAATCATCTGGGAATAATTTTACGTGGGGAGGGATGCGTCCCGGGACCAGAGTGTGTAAAGGCTCTCCGGTATTTCCCAGGTTTGAATATTCTGTAGAGAATTAG
- a CDS encoding Minf_1886 family protein, protein MSKKNVHDTWKKLQGLVNKDCRYSMQSYQFIFEALDYTVSQLGKKYNSSIEQERHVTGQELSEGIKQFAMEKFGYMTRIVFEQWGITKSGDFGEIVFNLVESGLMGKTETDSLDDFKELYDFYIEFDEKFKIEGDFDFSYSWDFLKYSG, encoded by the coding sequence ATGAGTAAAAAGAATGTACATGACACGTGGAAAAAACTTCAAGGATTAGTTAATAAAGATTGTCGCTATTCAATGCAATCATATCAATTCATTTTTGAAGCACTTGATTATACCGTTTCTCAGCTTGGTAAAAAATACAATAGTTCAATAGAGCAAGAACGTCATGTCACCGGGCAGGAACTTTCGGAGGGGATTAAACAATTTGCAATGGAAAAATTTGGCTATATGACAAGGATTGTTTTTGAACAGTGGGGTATAACTAAAAGTGGTGATTTTGGAGAAATAGTTTTTAATTTGGTTGAAAGTGGATTAATGGGTAAAACAGAAACGGACTCTTTAGATGATTTTAAGGAACTTTACGATTTTTATATAGAATTTGATGAAAAATTTAAAATTGAAGGAGATTTTGACTTTTCATACTCTTGGGATTTTTTAAAGTATAGTGGATAA